The Thermostichus vulcanus str. 'Rupite' sequence GCATTTGCAGGGATCCCCAATTTGGACGCGGCGACGTCTGTACGATCTGTCTTTGGAAATGAATGCTGCGGATGCAGAGCACTCAGAACCTTGCTTCTCAGAAATCGATTCAGAAAGCGATGATGCGGATTTTGCTGGTGGATGACGAGGTAGAACTGGCGGATTCTCTGGCCCAGCAATTGACCCGTGAGGGCTACAGGGTGGAGGTGGCCTATGACGGTGGGCGGGCTTGGGCACTGCTGCAACAGACGGGATCCCTGGCAGAAGGCAACGTCAGTGCCTCCCCGGCTTATTCTGCCCATCGCGCCGGCGGGACGGAGTCCTTTGATTTGCTGATTTTGGATTGGATGCTGCCTGAGATTTCTGGGCTATCCCTGTGTCAGCGGGTACGGCAGGCGGATCCGACTACACCGATCCTGTTTTTAACCGCCAAAGATACCCTGGATGACCGAGTGGAAGGATTGGATGCGGGTGCGGATGATTACTTGGTAAAACCGTTTGCGTTGCGGGAGCTGTTGGCGCGGGTGCGGGCCTTGTTGCGGCGGGCTGGATCCCCAGAAGGGATCCCACGGTTGCAAATGGGGGATCTGGAGTTGGATCGAGAAAACCAGACTGCCTATCGTCAGGGGCAAATGATTAACCTTTCCCAGAAGGAGTTTCGTTTGCTGGAGTATTTCATGACCCATCCCGGTCAGTTATTAACCCATGATCAAATTTACGAACAGGTATGGGCCGGGGAGGAACCACCGAGTAGCAATGTCTTAGCTGCCCAGGTACGCCTGTTGCGCCGTCGCATCCGCCTACCAGGGTCAGCGGAGTTGATCCATGCCGTGTATGGCAAGGGGTATCGCTTTGGACTGGTTTCCCCCGATACTTCCCATCCCTTGCCTGCAGGGAGGAA is a genomic window containing:
- a CDS encoding response regulator transcription factor; translation: MRILLVDDEVELADSLAQQLTREGYRVEVAYDGGRAWALLQQTGSLAEGNVSASPAYSAHRAGGTESFDLLILDWMLPEISGLSLCQRVRQADPTTPILFLTAKDTLDDRVEGLDAGADDYLVKPFALRELLARVRALLRRAGSPEGIPRLQMGDLELDRENQTAYRQGQMINLSQKEFRLLEYFMTHPGQLLTHDQIYEQVWAGEEPPSSNVLAAQVRLLRRRIRLPGSAELIHAVYGKGYRFGLVSPDTSHPLPAGRNGPVSETQERSSSYNKRNQE